ATCCGAACACCTGGTAGGACGACCGTGTTCATCCCTATCCAGACATTGTCTCCAATCGTGATCGGTGCCGTCGGCGCCCAACGGTCGTAGTCGTCGAGGTCGTGATTCGCACTAATGAGACCAACACCTGGCCCCATTCGAAAGTTGTTCCCGATGATGATTCCGTTGCGCGCTTGCACGTAACCTCCGCCGCTCAGACCAACAGGCGAGTTGTCTCCAACCGTGATGTTCTTCGGATAGAGGATGCGTGACGTGAAATGTACTGGCCAGGGCACTCTCCCGTTGATTCGCAGCACCTTCTGAAACAGAAAGCAGTACAGCAAGACATACCAGGTGACGCCGCGCGCCTTCGGATAGAACCACCGCAGCCAGAAGAAGAGGAACTCGAGTCTTTCCATCGCACCAAGCCGGCGACGGAGCGCCTCGTAAGCATCTCCGCCGCTCTCCGTATCCTTCGACTTCATCCATACCTCACCACGTACAGCCCAGGCGCCGCTAGCTAGTCGCCCTTGAGGTCCTTGTTGGCCTCCATGTCGAAGAGCATCGCGAACAGCAGCGACTGGAATCCCAGCGTGGAGCAGAACAGGATCGCCAGCGCGGTGATCGGCGGAACCGACCCGAACGCGATCCACAGCACGATCAGGCGGATCACCAGAAGCCCGTCCAGAAACAGCAGCGTGGCCCCGAAGAAATAGAACAGGATCAACGGGTGGAAATCGCGGATGACGTACTTCTGTATCATGCGATAGAAGAACAGTCGCAGCAGCAGCATCGGAATGGTGAAGAACACCTTGCCGATGCGGATTCCCGACTTCTCGCCGATGTTGTACACCGGCTTGACGTACACGTCGCGCACCCGGAAGTCGTAGACGTTCAGCTTGACCAGCATGTCGTTGGGCATGCCGTAGCGCTTGAAGATCTTGTCCAGATCGAGGGTCTTCAGCGTGCGCAACGAGGCCACCGTGTAGCCGGCCTGACTGTCCGCAATATGCCAGTAGCCCGAGACGATCTTGGTCAATAACGACAGGCCCGAGTTCCCCAGGTAGCGCACCTTGGGGATCATGTGCCAGGCCCGGCCGTAGAACAACCGGTTGCCCTTGGTGTAATCGGACTTGTCTTGGACGATCGGGTCGAGGAGTGCCGGCAGATCGTCGGGATCCATCTGGGCGTCGCCGGCCATCACCGCCGTCATCTCCAGCTCGTGGTCCCGGGCCCACCTGTACCCCGCGGCGATGGACCCGCCGACGCCTTGATTCTCGGCGAGGTCGATCAGCACGACCCGATCGGGGAGCCTGGCCACATAGCCCCGCACCACCTCGGCCGTCCTGTCGTCGCTCTTGTCATTGACCACGATGATCTTGTCGACGTAGTCCGGCATCGTCTCGATCGTGCGACCGATAAGAAGCTCTTCGTTGTGGGCCGGCACGACAACGCCGACCGTCTTGCCTTCATACATTTGGCGTCAGCAGTCCTTCACGAAGCCCGTAGCCTCGATCGCATTTGGAACAAATCACCTCGTCGTCGAACCCGGGCAGGATCTGACCGCATTCGCAGGCCCATCCGCTGCGTACCGCGGGAACTCCGAGCATCACCGCATAATCCGGGACGTCCTTGGTCACCACCGCCCCCGCGCCGATGAACGCATGTCGCCCGATCGTGTTGCCGCAGACGATCGTCGCATTGGCGCCGATCGAGGCTCCTTCCTGGACCAGCGTCTTGCGGTAAAACTCGGAGCCGCACTGCGGATACTTGCTCCGGGGGTCGATCACGTTGCTGAACACCATCGACGGTCCACAGAACACGTAGTCCTCCAGCTCGACGCCCTCGTAGACCGAGACGTTGTTCTGGATCTTGACCTGATTTCCGATGCTCACCTTGCTGCCCACATTCACATTCTGCCCGATCGTGCAGTCGCGTCCGATCCTGGTTTGCGACTGCACGTGCGAGAAGTGCCAGATCTTGGTGCCCTCGCCTATTTCGACGCCTTCGTCGACGTAGCTGGATGGGTGGACGAAATAGTCGTGACCGGCACCCTTGTCCAGCGTTGCGTCGTTCTGGGTCACCAGACTCTCCGATGCCTTCTCCAGGATTTCCAGCACGTCCTGCGCGTTCTGGCCGTCGGACATCTCCACGGGCGTGCCGTCGAGGTGGGCCACGAAGTAACTCAGTTCCTCGGTCAACGGCATCCTGGCGTCGTAGGGTACGGTCTCCGTCGGCCCCTCGCGTTTGATCGGCGCCCCGCGGACCCAGTCGATACCCTTCTCGTGGAACCGGATCTCCTTGCTCTCCGAAGAGTCCTCGAAGGACAGCATGCCCTTGGAACCGATGACCACCAGCCGATGCTCCTTGAACGGGTGCAGCCAGCTGACGAAGATGTGGCCCACGAC
This genomic interval from Acidobacteriota bacterium contains the following:
- a CDS encoding acyltransferase, producing MKSKDTESGGDAYEALRRRLGAMERLEFLFFWLRWFYPKARGVTWYVLLYCFLFQKVLRINGRVPWPVHFTSRILYPKNITVGDNSPVGLSGGGYVQARNGIIIGNNFRMGPGVGLISANHDLDDYDRWAPTAPITIGDNVWIGMNTVVLPGVRIGDNVVVASNSCVNRDIPPNSIAGGAPCQVIKEKGPYQGKSYDNV
- a CDS encoding glycosyltransferase family 2 protein; protein product: MYEGKTVGVVVPAHNEELLIGRTIETMPDYVDKIIVVNDKSDDRTAEVVRGYVARLPDRVVLIDLAENQGVGGSIAAGYRWARDHELEMTAVMAGDAQMDPDDLPALLDPIVQDKSDYTKGNRLFYGRAWHMIPKVRYLGNSGLSLLTKIVSGYWHIADSQAGYTVASLRTLKTLDLDKIFKRYGMPNDMLVKLNVYDFRVRDVYVKPVYNIGEKSGIRIGKVFFTIPMLLLRLFFYRMIQKYVIRDFHPLILFYFFGATLLFLDGLLVIRLIVLWIAFGSVPPITALAILFCSTLGFQSLLFAMLFDMEANKDLKGD
- a CDS encoding Gfo/Idh/MocA family oxidoreductase; amino-acid sequence: MTRRVCVVGAGRWGMNHIRTLAGLGCLGGIVEANRVTREELAQAYPGVKIFADLSAAFDEAFDGFTVATPAETHYAIAREIIERGRPVLVEKPIALTSEHARELKTLARQRQVNLMVGHVMLFHPAMRKIKDLIDGGKIGKLAYLYSNRLNLGAVRTEENILWSFAPHDISLFQYFIGEMPREVVSRGGAFVQPHLHDSTMTVLTYPDNVVGHIFVSWLHPFKEHRLVVIGSKGMLSFEDSSESKEIRFHEKGIDWVRGAPIKREGPTETVPYDARMPLTEELSYFVAHLDGTPVEMSDGQNAQDVLEILEKASESLVTQNDATLDKGAGHDYFVHPSSYVDEGVEIGEGTKIWHFSHVQSQTRIGRDCTIGQNVNVGSKVSIGNQVKIQNNVSVYEGVELEDYVFCGPSMVFSNVIDPRSKYPQCGSEFYRKTLVQEGASIGANATIVCGNTIGRHAFIGAGAVVTKDVPDYAVMLGVPAVRSGWACECGQILPGFDDEVICSKCDRGYGLREGLLTPNV